A genomic region of Hippoglossus hippoglossus isolate fHipHip1 chromosome 8, fHipHip1.pri, whole genome shotgun sequence contains the following coding sequences:
- the znf750 gene encoding zinc finger protein 750 → METAQERKPKRPHYIPRPPGKPFKYQCFQCPFTCNEKSHLFNHMKYNLCKNSISLMSQKIGQTARQVKAVAKGAPDTSKDCPSPEPVQAVQDDSPQKQGAEENKAECREDTEEVDVGCDSPVNKDGQNVTPNTVTERENRESNEAQSLPRPSAFYPVTPNRDGSDTFKSPVQQSEDSQTPAPAFSHPGFSWGTISSSIPLKPLAPPMVPEYPTYLLPDRPLYPSYYLPGNHHANEPNSSSFQPELMDPQRPLMPQPIAPPHASLFSAYTYRYCHPLHPPPPLHYTLYRPHELPMPFTGPRYIPLYDQTLRPKDYDLYMHSHLRHNGLNTSAQEQSSHGQSGDKATRLSPKEGCSALGSPDRPSHPHTIQRDTEPLQYTSMGDSQTTAQLVHTAAATQDISSDLRQESAESLLHLRLQHVDRGSAESSSYSSISVSEPCPQTTSEQDDDDSREDLAPLNLSTRKQDTENSPSDHRLRCSDTEKLKQDDLPLNLSIRACHSSPEDLQRRPDDELDEEPCDQRQTAALALCQLSIASSAVSSCDLSTADRPSEYNMDGRSLGSPETTKHKTTGKKRAKSGRAENNCHRPNKRAKVTGRVLRRRHR, encoded by the exons ATGGAGACTGCTCAGGAACGCAAGCCAAAGAGACCCCACTACATTCCCCGACCGCCAGGCAAGCCCTTCAAGTACCAGTGCTTCCAGTGTCCTTTCACCTGCAATGAAAAGTCCCATCTCTTCAACCACATGAAATACAACTTGTGTAAAAACTCCATCTCCCTGATGTCCCAGAAAATTGGGCAAACAGCTCGACAGGTCAAAGCTGTAGCAAAGGGAGCCCCCGACACATCCAAGGATTGTCCGAGCCCAGAGCCTGTGCAAGCGGTTCAGGACGACAGTCCTCAGAAACAGGGGGCCGAGGAGAACAAAGCTGAGTGCAGGGAAGACACAGAAGAAGTAGACGTAGGGTGTGACAGTCCAGTGAATAAGGACGGCCAGAATGTAACACCAAATAcagttacagagagagagaacagggagaGCAATGAAGCACAATCCCTGCCACGCCCATCTGCCTTCTACCCAGTCACACCCAACCGTGACGGATCTGACACCTTCAAGTCGCCTGTGCAGCAGTCAGAGGATTCGCAAACCCCTGCTCCCGCTTTCAGCCACCCAGGCTTCTCATGGGGCACGATTTCCTCATCCATCCCCTTAAAGCCATTAGCCCCTCCCATGGTTCCTGAATACCCGACTTATCTCCTGCCAGACCGTCCCCTGTATCCGTCATACTACCTCCCAGGGAATCACCATGCAAATGAGCCAAACTCTTCTTCTTTCCAGCCAGAGTTGATGGATCCACAGAGGCCGTTGATGCCACAACCCATTGCCCCACCTCACGCTTCCCTTTTTTCTGCATACACATACAGATACTGCCACCCTCTccacccaccccctcctctgCACTATACCCTGTACAGGCCACATGAGCTCCCCATGCCATTTACAGGACCCAGATATATTCCTTTGTACGACCAAACCCTGAGGCCCAAGGATTATGACTTATACATGCACTCACATCTCAGACACAATGGCCTCAACACATCTGCACAAGAGCAGAGCAGCCATGGCCAAAGTGGAGACAAGGCAACCCGGCTCAGCCCCAAAGAGGGTTGTTCTGCTTTGGGGTCCCCGGACAGACCCAGCCATCCACACACCATCCAGAGAGACACAGAGCCCCTGCAGTACACCAGCATGGGTGACTCTCAGACAACCGCCCAACTAGTCCACACAGCTGCCGCCACGCAAGACATCTCGTCTGACTTAAGACAAGAGTCTGCTGAAAGCTTGCTGCATTTAAGACTTCAGCATGTGGACAGAGG gtcagcagagagcagcagttATTCCTCCATATCTGTCTCTGAGCCATGTCCACAAACTACGTCAGAAcaagatgatgatgacagcAGAGAGGATCTGGCTCCCCTCAACCTCTCAACAAGAAAACAGGACACAGAAAACAGCCCATCTGACCACAGACTGAGGTGTTCAGACACAGAGAAATTAAAGCAGGATGATTTGCCTCTGAACCTCAGCATTCGAGCTTGTCACAGCAGCCCTGAAGATCTTCAGCGGAGGCCAGACGATGAGCTGGATGAAGAGCCGTGTGACCAGAGGCAGACGGCAGCGCTGGCTCTCTGTCAGCTCTCCATTGCAAGCTCTGCTGTCTCCTCATGTGACTTAAGCACTGCAGACAGGCCCTCAGAATATAACATGGATGGTAGAAGTCTTGGCTCTCCAGAGACGACTAAGCACAAGACAACTGGCAAGAAGAGAGCGAAGAGTGGCAGGGCTGAAAACAACTGCCATAGACCGAACAAGCGAGCAAAAGTTACAGGACGGGTTCTGAGGAGGAGGCATCGCTGA
- the fn3krp gene encoding ketosamine-3-kinase, whose product MEAKLKKELGTAMLKSTGHSGGGCISEGQSYDTDTGRVFVKINHKSGAKQMFDGEMASLEAILKTDTIKVPKSVKVIELDTGGCVFVMEHLDMRGLNKYSKHLGEQLADLHLHNKRLMETFEKEQQTVGKGAGQSDVAVVGKFGFSVPTCCGYLPQRNEWQDDWVTFFSQQRLQHQLNMVENSHGDREARELWAKLQLKIPQFFTDVEIVPALLHGDLWGGNVSECTDGPVIFDPASFYGHSEFELGIAGMFGGFNRSFYSAYHEKIPKAPGFAERNQLYQLYHYLNHWNHFGGGYRGSSIGIMKNLLK is encoded by the exons ATGGAAGCTAAACTAAAGAAGGAGTTGGGGACAGCCATGCTGAAGTCTACCGGTCACTCAGGAGGTGGATGTATCAGCGAGGGACAGAGTTATGATACAGACACTGGGAGAGTGTTTGTGAAGATCAATCACAAGAGCGGG GCTAAACAGATGTTTGATGGAGAGATGGCCAGTTTGGAAGCCATTTTAAAGACGGACACTATCAAAGTCCCCAAATCTGTGAAGGTGATCGAGCTCGACACAGggggatgtgtgtttgtgatggagCATCTGGACATGAGAGGTCTGAACAA GTACTCAAAGCACCTGGGAGAGCAGCTGGCAGATCTGCATCTTCACAACAAGAGACTGATGGAAACATTTGagaaagagcagcagacagTGG GGAAAGGAGCTGGGCAGTCAGATGTGGCTGTTGTTGGGAAATTTGGCTTTAGTGTACCTACATGCTGTGGATATCTAccacag aGAAACGAGTGGCAGGATGACTGGGTGACATTTTTCTCCCAGCAGCGGCTGCAGCACCAGCTAAACATGGTGGAGAATTCTCATGGAGACAGGGAGGCCAGAGAGCTGTGGGCCAAGCTACAG CTGAAGATCCCTCAGTTTTTCACGGATGTGGAGATCGTCCCTGCTCTCCTCCATGGAGATCTATGGGGAGGCAATGTGTCAGAGTGTACAGATGGCCCAGTCATTTTTGACCCTGCTTCCTTCTATGGACATTCAGAGTTTGAGCTGGGTATCGCTGGAATGTTCGGTGGCTTCAACAGATCTTTTTACTCTGCTTACCATGAAAAGATTCCTAAAGCGCCTGGCTTTGCAGAGAGAAACCAGCTTTACCAACTCTACCACTATCTGAATCACTGGAACCACTTCGGTGGTGGCTACAGAGGCTCCTCAATAGGAATTATGAAGAACTTACTGAAGTAA